A part of Augochlora pura isolate Apur16 chromosome 1, APUR_v2.2.1, whole genome shotgun sequence genomic DNA contains:
- the LOC144471317 gene encoding rap guanine nucleotide exchange factor 2 isoform X12 → MNLQFSQGLTGRPELYQKSNRSSHSSDTSSAYSGSDTMTSVQSSLDADPDDVDLSGLVESIVDSDEEEDLAESMDSLTVRDPVRECLEKDPMERTEDHIETLLEFTQQLKAFTNMTLAVRRALCAVMVFAVVERAGMIVLNDGEELDSWSVLINGAVEIEHSNGEIEQLHLGDSFGILPTMERLLHRGVMRTKCDDCQFVCVTQADYFRIQHQGEENTRRHEENGRVILVTELRGALDGGARRGHVVIRGTPERLMLQLIEENSITDPTYIEDFLLTHRTFIDSPLLVASQLLEWFDQAQVRDRVARVVLLWVNNHFTDFETDPSMMEFLEAFETGLEREKMQGQQRLLNIACAAKARMRNVTLARPSRDEVLHFNILGGYEKGFGIFISKVDKKSKAEDVGLKRGDQILEVNGQSFEHVSHAKALELLRGSTHLSITVKSNLLAFKEMLQMPDDSPRPRARANKPEISKIPTDPRARLSTHVDPITTVNPINPLVGGVPLLSDSNISPIKDVKKEHKGFMTLGPKKRFQRALIKMNILQKNTINDGVHADDSLAPPHTPPGTGLAQTTTNLYHSKSNPDLTSLYCYDDLRAPDYPEHVLKVYKADQTCKYLLIHKETTAHEVVMLALQEFGITESSSNFSLAELSVGEGGMIKQRRLPDQMQNLAERIGLSSRYYLKTNGISETLVADEQAPELIRESQVHFLQLNAVEVAIQLTLQDFSIFRQIESTEYVDDLFELKSRYGVPMLRQFAELVNREMFWVVTEVCSEHNLVRRSKIIKQFIKIARQCKECKNFNSMFAIVSGLGHGAVSRLRASWEKLPNKYQRLFIDLQELMDPSRNMSKYRQLVASEQTQPPIIPFYPVVKKDLTFIHLGNDSRVEGLVNFEKLRMIAKEVRSLTGMCSSPYDLSIMLERGGQPPSSAMVALNQMTTGNQVLHCPGGQTATVKRRKKSTAAPNPKKMFEEAQMVRRVKAYLTNMKVITDEERLHALSVDCEPHAGAVAVAAAVPLSASRGRRHPSPTLSTTSSASSTSEGRKSIQGTKFGAASPQAVRKILSLSDQHKTRPYQPKHCVPPLPVPGLTLHSSGPEPSPGAPRRVGSGSRVSTHERSHSDTPSSLLPPVDLSAESSSVTSLSNLQPLRKTLTSGSVTSSDSGHSTQLDSHSGSSVEAGGSPPPPQRRHSAMQGCTGLGVGVGLGVPAGLPPPGTTIITTMTTMTTMTSMTTMRPGVGGTQCRQPPAYKVAAQMARLHRLGRAHSHEGVTYRTEHEDDDEDAQVSAV, encoded by the exons ATGAATCTTCAG TTTTCCCAAGGCCTGACCGGCAGGCCAGAACTCTACCAAAAGTCTAACAGAAGCAGCCATTCAAGCGACACAAGCTCAGCATATAGTGGATCAGATACAATGACATCTGTACAAAGTTCATTGGATGCAGATCCAGATGACGTTGATCTGTCAGGACTTGTTGAATCCATAGTGGATAGCGATGAAGAGGAAGATCTGGCAGAGAGCATGGAC agCCTGACTGTCCGTGATCCAGTCAGAGAATGTTTAGAGAAAGATCCTATGGAAAGAACAGAAGACCATATAGAGACACTGTTAGAATTTACACAACAGTTAAAGGCCTTTACAAACATGACTTTAGCAGTAAGAAGAGCGCTGTGCGCTGTAATGGTATTTGCTGTGGTAGAACGTGCTGGTATGATAGTTTTGAATGATGGAGAAGAATTGGATAGTTGGAGCGTGCTTATCAATGGTGCTGTAGAAATTGAGCATAGCAATGGAGAAATTGAACAACTACATCTTGGTGATAGTTTTGGAATCTTGCCTACTATGGAGAGATTATTACATAGAGGTGTTATGAGGACAAA ATGCGATGATTGCCAATTTGTATGCGTCACGCAAGcagattattttagaatccAACATCAAGGTGAAGAAAATACTAGGAGGCacgaagaaaatggaagagTCATTCTAGTAACAGAATTAAGAGGAGCTCTAGATGGTGGAGCACGTAGGGGTCATGTTGTTATTCGTGGCACTCCTGAACGTTTAATGTTACAACTTATAGAAGAAAACAGTATTACCGATCCCACTTATATAGAAGACTTTTTATTAACTCatcgaacatttattgatagtCCCTTATTAGTTGCGAGTCAATTGCTAGAATGGTTTGATCAAGCACAAGTCAGAGACAGAGTGGCCAGAGTAGTGCTTCTTTGggtaaataatcattttacgGACTTTGAAACTGATCCATCTATGATGGAATTTTTAGAAGCTTTTGAAACTGGtttagaaagagagaaaatgcAAGGACAACAAAG ATTATTGAACATTGCCTGTGCAGCAAAGGCAAGAATGCGGAATGTAACATTAGCAAGACCCAGTAGGGACGAGGTCttgcattttaatattttgggCGGTTACGAGAAAGGTTTTGGTATCTTCATCTCGAAAGTTGACAAGAAGTCGAAAGCAGAAGATGTTGGTTTGAAACGGGGCGATCAAATTTTAGAAGTAAACGGACAAAGCTTCGAGCACGTGAGTCACGCCAAAGCTCTAGAACTTTTAAGGGGCTCTACTCACCTCAGTATAACAGTGAAATCCAATTTACTTG CGTTTAAAGAAATGCTTCAGATGCCAGATGATTCACCGAGGCCGCGGGCAAGGGCAAATAAACCCGAAATCTCAAAAATCCCAACGGATCCACGTGCAAGGTTGTCCACGCACGTGGATCCAATCACCACTGTAAACCCAATAAACCCACTAGTGGGTGGTGTCCCGTTATTATCTGACTCTAATATCTCTCCAATCAAAGATGTTAAAAAGGAACATAAAGGATTCATGACGCTTGGGCCGAAAAAGAGGTTTCAGAGAGCACTCATAAAAATGAACATACTACAAAAGAATACTATTAA tGACGGTGTACATGCAGACGATTCACTTGCACCTCCTCATACACCACCAGGAACAGGTCTCGCACAGACCACTACCAACCTATACCATTCTAAAAGTAACCCTGATCTAACTTCGTTATATTGTTACGATGACTTAAGAGCGCCCGATTATCCCGAACACGTTTTAAAAGTTTACAAAGCTGATCAAACTTGTAAATACCTTCTTATTCACAAAGAAACAACGGCACACGAG gTCGTAATGCTTGCTCTTCAAGAGTTCGGTATAACCGAGAGCAGTTCAAATTTTTCCTTAGCCGAACTTAGCGTCGGAGAAGGAGGCATGATTAAGCAGCGTAGGTTACCCGATCAGATGCAAAATCTTGCGGAAAGGATCGGTTTAAGTTCTCGATATTACTTAAAAACGAATGGCATATCGGAGACACTTGTAGCCGACGAACAAGCACCTGAACTGATTCGCGAATCTCAGGTtcatttcttacaattaaacGCAGTTGAAGTCGCCATTCAATTGACGTTACAAGACTTCAGTATATTCAG GCAAATTGAATCTACGGAGTACGTGGACGATTTGTTCGAGTTGAAAAGTAGATACGGAGTGCCTATGCTCAGGCAGTTTGCTGAACTAGTCAATAGAGAGATGTTCTGGGTTGTTACAGAAGTTTGTTCTGAACACAACCTTGTACGAcgtagtaaaataataaaacaatttataaaaatagctc GTCAATGTAAggaatgtaaaaatttcaactcCATGTTCGCAATCGTGTCTGGTTTGGGTCACGGAGCTGTTTCAAGATTACGAGCATCTTGGGAAAAACTGCCAAATAAATATCAGAGGCTATTCATTGATCTGCAGGAGTTGATGGATCCCAGCCGCAACATGAGCAAATACAGACAATTGGTGGCGTCTGAACAGACACAACCTCCTATA ATTCCATTCTATCCTGTAGTAAAGAAGGACTTGACATTTATACATCTCGGTAATGATTCCAGAGTGGAAGGTTTagtaaattttgaaaagctgCGAATGATCGCGAAAGAAGTAAGATCTTTGACAGGCATGTGTTCCTCCCCCTACGATTTGTCAATAATGCTGGAAAGAGGTGGTCAACCACCTAGTTCTGCCATGGTTGCGTTAAATCAAATGACCACTGGCAATCAAg TTTTGCATTGTCCAGGCGGGCAAACTGCAACTGTTAAAAGGCGGAAGAAGTCGACTGCTGCGCCAAATCcgaagaaaatgtttgaagAAGCGCAGATGGTCAGGAGAGTGAAGGCTTATCTTACGAACATGAAAGTAATTACGGATGAGGAACGATTGCATGCTTTATCGGTGGACTGTGAACCTCATGCAGGGGCGGTCGCAGTGGCTGCAGCAGTACCTCTTAGTGCGAGTAGAGGAAGAAGACATCCTTCTCCTACTCTATCCACTACTAGTAGTGCTAGCAGCACCAGTGAAGGTAGAAAGAGTATACAGG GTACAAAGTTTGGAGCCGCATCGCCGCAAGCAGTGAGGAAGATACTTTCGCTCTCTGACCAGCATAAAACTCGTCCCTACCAGCCGAAACATTGCGTACCACCGCTTCCAGTGCCAGGATTAACCTTGCATTCCAGTGGACCTGAGCCAAGTCCTGGTGCGCCCAGGAGAGTAGGATCTGGTAGTCGGGTTTCCACGCACGAACGATCCCATAGCGATACACCTTCCAGTTTATTGCCGCCTGTCGATCTCAGCGCTGAGAGCAGCAGTGTGACCAGCCTGAGCAATCTGCAACCCTTAAGGAAAACGTTGACCAGTG GTTCGGTGACGAGCAGTGACAGTGGTCATAGTACACAACTGGACAGCCATAGCGGAAGCAGCGTAGAAGCTGGTGGCAGTCCACCGCCACCTCAAAGACGGCACTCCGCCATGCAAG GTTGTACGGGATTAGGAGTAGGCGTGGGCCTCGGAGTACCGGCGGGACTTCCTCCTCCAGGCACGACAATTATAACAACGATGACGACCATGACTACCATGACGTCGATGACGACGATGCGTCCAGGAGTCGGTGGCACGCAATGCCGTCAGCCGCCTGCATACAAAGTCGCAGCACAGATGGCAAGGTTGCACAGGCTTGGTCGTGCGCACAGTCACGAAGGTGTTACCTACAGGACCGAACACGAAGATG ATGACGAGGACGCCCAAGTGTCAGCGGTTTAA
- the LOC144471317 gene encoding rap guanine nucleotide exchange factor 2 isoform X5 — translation MLKHMNRSGRPRVVARKRKGRSLSRSWPGTPRPLSVVSNEIDYPEVHGGRMHRPPHPHPITDHRQVNLVFDDTFSQGLTGRPELYQKSNRSSHSSDTSSAYSGSDTMTSVQSSLDADPDDVDLSGLVESIVDSDEEEDLAESMDSLTVRDPVRECLEKDPMERTEDHIETLLEFTQQLKAFTNMTLAVRRALCAVMVFAVVERAGMIVLNDGEELDSWSVLINGAVEIEHSNGEIEQLHLGDSFGILPTMERLLHRGVMRTKCDDCQFVCVTQADYFRIQHQGEENTRRHEENGRVILVTELRGALDGGARRGHVVIRGTPERLMLQLIEENSITDPTYIEDFLLTHRTFIDSPLLVASQLLEWFDQAQVRDRVARVVLLWVNNHFTDFETDPSMMEFLEAFETGLEREKMQGQQRLLNIACAAKARMRNVTLARPSRDEVLHFNILGGYEKGFGIFISKVDKKSKAEDVGLKRGDQILEVNGQSFEHVSHAKALELLRGSTHLSITVKSNLLAFKEMLQMPDDSPRPRARANKPEISKIPTDPRARLSTHVDPITTVNPINPLVGGVPLLSDSNISPIKDVKKEHKGFMTLGPKKRFQRALIKMNILQKNTINDGVHADDSLAPPHTPPGTGLAQTTTNLYHSKSNPDLTSLYCYDDLRAPDYPEHVLKVYKADQTCKYLLIHKETTAHEVVMLALQEFGITESSSNFSLAELSVGEGGMIKQRRLPDQMQNLAERIGLSSRYYLKTNGISETLVADEQAPELIRESQVHFLQLNAVEVAIQLTLQDFSIFRQIESTEYVDDLFELKSRYGVPMLRQFAELVNREMFWVVTEVCSEHNLVRRSKIIKQFIKIARQCKECKNFNSMFAIVSGLGHGAVSRLRASWEKLPNKYQRLFIDLQELMDPSRNMSKYRQLVASEQTQPPIIPFYPVVKKDLTFIHLGNDSRVEGLVNFEKLRMIAKEVRSLTGMCSSPYDLSIMLERGGQPPSSAMVALNQMTTGNQVLHCPGGQTATVKRRKKSTAAPNPKKMFEEAQMVRRVKAYLTNMKVITDEERLHALSVDCEPHAGAVAVAAAVPLSASRGRRHPSPTLSTTSSASSTSEGRKSIQGTKFGAASPQAVRKILSLSDQHKTRPYQPKHCVPPLPVPGLTLHSSGPEPSPGAPRRVGSGSRVSTHERSHSDTPSSLLPPVDLSAESSSVTSLSNLQPLRKTLTSGSVTSSDSGHSTQLDSHSGSSVEAGGSPPPPQRRHSAMQGCTGLGVGVGLGVPAGLPPPGTTIITTMTTMTTMTSMTTMRPGVGGTQCRQPPAYKVAAQMARLHRLGRAHSHEGVTYRTEHEDDDEDAQVSAV, via the exons ATCGACTACCCGGAAGTGCATGGAGGAAGGATGCATCGACCACCGCACCCCCATCCCATAACCGACCATCGACAGGTCAACCTGGTCTTCGATGACACG TTTTCCCAAGGCCTGACCGGCAGGCCAGAACTCTACCAAAAGTCTAACAGAAGCAGCCATTCAAGCGACACAAGCTCAGCATATAGTGGATCAGATACAATGACATCTGTACAAAGTTCATTGGATGCAGATCCAGATGACGTTGATCTGTCAGGACTTGTTGAATCCATAGTGGATAGCGATGAAGAGGAAGATCTGGCAGAGAGCATGGAC agCCTGACTGTCCGTGATCCAGTCAGAGAATGTTTAGAGAAAGATCCTATGGAAAGAACAGAAGACCATATAGAGACACTGTTAGAATTTACACAACAGTTAAAGGCCTTTACAAACATGACTTTAGCAGTAAGAAGAGCGCTGTGCGCTGTAATGGTATTTGCTGTGGTAGAACGTGCTGGTATGATAGTTTTGAATGATGGAGAAGAATTGGATAGTTGGAGCGTGCTTATCAATGGTGCTGTAGAAATTGAGCATAGCAATGGAGAAATTGAACAACTACATCTTGGTGATAGTTTTGGAATCTTGCCTACTATGGAGAGATTATTACATAGAGGTGTTATGAGGACAAA ATGCGATGATTGCCAATTTGTATGCGTCACGCAAGcagattattttagaatccAACATCAAGGTGAAGAAAATACTAGGAGGCacgaagaaaatggaagagTCATTCTAGTAACAGAATTAAGAGGAGCTCTAGATGGTGGAGCACGTAGGGGTCATGTTGTTATTCGTGGCACTCCTGAACGTTTAATGTTACAACTTATAGAAGAAAACAGTATTACCGATCCCACTTATATAGAAGACTTTTTATTAACTCatcgaacatttattgatagtCCCTTATTAGTTGCGAGTCAATTGCTAGAATGGTTTGATCAAGCACAAGTCAGAGACAGAGTGGCCAGAGTAGTGCTTCTTTGggtaaataatcattttacgGACTTTGAAACTGATCCATCTATGATGGAATTTTTAGAAGCTTTTGAAACTGGtttagaaagagagaaaatgcAAGGACAACAAAG ATTATTGAACATTGCCTGTGCAGCAAAGGCAAGAATGCGGAATGTAACATTAGCAAGACCCAGTAGGGACGAGGTCttgcattttaatattttgggCGGTTACGAGAAAGGTTTTGGTATCTTCATCTCGAAAGTTGACAAGAAGTCGAAAGCAGAAGATGTTGGTTTGAAACGGGGCGATCAAATTTTAGAAGTAAACGGACAAAGCTTCGAGCACGTGAGTCACGCCAAAGCTCTAGAACTTTTAAGGGGCTCTACTCACCTCAGTATAACAGTGAAATCCAATTTACTTG CGTTTAAAGAAATGCTTCAGATGCCAGATGATTCACCGAGGCCGCGGGCAAGGGCAAATAAACCCGAAATCTCAAAAATCCCAACGGATCCACGTGCAAGGTTGTCCACGCACGTGGATCCAATCACCACTGTAAACCCAATAAACCCACTAGTGGGTGGTGTCCCGTTATTATCTGACTCTAATATCTCTCCAATCAAAGATGTTAAAAAGGAACATAAAGGATTCATGACGCTTGGGCCGAAAAAGAGGTTTCAGAGAGCACTCATAAAAATGAACATACTACAAAAGAATACTATTAA tGACGGTGTACATGCAGACGATTCACTTGCACCTCCTCATACACCACCAGGAACAGGTCTCGCACAGACCACTACCAACCTATACCATTCTAAAAGTAACCCTGATCTAACTTCGTTATATTGTTACGATGACTTAAGAGCGCCCGATTATCCCGAACACGTTTTAAAAGTTTACAAAGCTGATCAAACTTGTAAATACCTTCTTATTCACAAAGAAACAACGGCACACGAG gTCGTAATGCTTGCTCTTCAAGAGTTCGGTATAACCGAGAGCAGTTCAAATTTTTCCTTAGCCGAACTTAGCGTCGGAGAAGGAGGCATGATTAAGCAGCGTAGGTTACCCGATCAGATGCAAAATCTTGCGGAAAGGATCGGTTTAAGTTCTCGATATTACTTAAAAACGAATGGCATATCGGAGACACTTGTAGCCGACGAACAAGCACCTGAACTGATTCGCGAATCTCAGGTtcatttcttacaattaaacGCAGTTGAAGTCGCCATTCAATTGACGTTACAAGACTTCAGTATATTCAG GCAAATTGAATCTACGGAGTACGTGGACGATTTGTTCGAGTTGAAAAGTAGATACGGAGTGCCTATGCTCAGGCAGTTTGCTGAACTAGTCAATAGAGAGATGTTCTGGGTTGTTACAGAAGTTTGTTCTGAACACAACCTTGTACGAcgtagtaaaataataaaacaatttataaaaatagctc GTCAATGTAAggaatgtaaaaatttcaactcCATGTTCGCAATCGTGTCTGGTTTGGGTCACGGAGCTGTTTCAAGATTACGAGCATCTTGGGAAAAACTGCCAAATAAATATCAGAGGCTATTCATTGATCTGCAGGAGTTGATGGATCCCAGCCGCAACATGAGCAAATACAGACAATTGGTGGCGTCTGAACAGACACAACCTCCTATA ATTCCATTCTATCCTGTAGTAAAGAAGGACTTGACATTTATACATCTCGGTAATGATTCCAGAGTGGAAGGTTTagtaaattttgaaaagctgCGAATGATCGCGAAAGAAGTAAGATCTTTGACAGGCATGTGTTCCTCCCCCTACGATTTGTCAATAATGCTGGAAAGAGGTGGTCAACCACCTAGTTCTGCCATGGTTGCGTTAAATCAAATGACCACTGGCAATCAAg TTTTGCATTGTCCAGGCGGGCAAACTGCAACTGTTAAAAGGCGGAAGAAGTCGACTGCTGCGCCAAATCcgaagaaaatgtttgaagAAGCGCAGATGGTCAGGAGAGTGAAGGCTTATCTTACGAACATGAAAGTAATTACGGATGAGGAACGATTGCATGCTTTATCGGTGGACTGTGAACCTCATGCAGGGGCGGTCGCAGTGGCTGCAGCAGTACCTCTTAGTGCGAGTAGAGGAAGAAGACATCCTTCTCCTACTCTATCCACTACTAGTAGTGCTAGCAGCACCAGTGAAGGTAGAAAGAGTATACAGG GTACAAAGTTTGGAGCCGCATCGCCGCAAGCAGTGAGGAAGATACTTTCGCTCTCTGACCAGCATAAAACTCGTCCCTACCAGCCGAAACATTGCGTACCACCGCTTCCAGTGCCAGGATTAACCTTGCATTCCAGTGGACCTGAGCCAAGTCCTGGTGCGCCCAGGAGAGTAGGATCTGGTAGTCGGGTTTCCACGCACGAACGATCCCATAGCGATACACCTTCCAGTTTATTGCCGCCTGTCGATCTCAGCGCTGAGAGCAGCAGTGTGACCAGCCTGAGCAATCTGCAACCCTTAAGGAAAACGTTGACCAGTG GTTCGGTGACGAGCAGTGACAGTGGTCATAGTACACAACTGGACAGCCATAGCGGAAGCAGCGTAGAAGCTGGTGGCAGTCCACCGCCACCTCAAAGACGGCACTCCGCCATGCAAG GTTGTACGGGATTAGGAGTAGGCGTGGGCCTCGGAGTACCGGCGGGACTTCCTCCTCCAGGCACGACAATTATAACAACGATGACGACCATGACTACCATGACGTCGATGACGACGATGCGTCCAGGAGTCGGTGGCACGCAATGCCGTCAGCCGCCTGCATACAAAGTCGCAGCACAGATGGCAAGGTTGCACAGGCTTGGTCGTGCGCACAGTCACGAAGGTGTTACCTACAGGACCGAACACGAAGATG ATGACGAGGACGCCCAAGTGTCAGCGGTTTAA